The following are encoded together in the Chlorocebus sabaeus isolate Y175 chromosome 20, mChlSab1.0.hap1, whole genome shotgun sequence genome:
- the PYGO2 gene encoding pygopus homolog 2 isoform X1 — MAASAPPPPDKLEGGGGPAPPPAPPSTGRKQGKAGLQMKSPEKKRRKSNTQGPAYSHLTEFAPPPTPMVDHLVASNPFEDDFGAPKVGGAAPPFLGSPVPFGGFRVQGGMAGQVPPGYGTGVGGGPQPLRRQPPPFPPNPMGPAFNMPPQGPGYPPPGNMNFPSQPFNQPLGQNFSPPSGQMMPGPVGGFGPMISPTMGQPPRAELGPPSLSQRFAQPGAPFGPSLQRPGQGLPSLPPNTSPFPGPDPGFPGPGGEDGGKPLNPPAPTAFPQEPHSGSPAAAVNGNQPSFPPNSSGRGGGTPDANSLAPPGKAGGGSGPQPPPGLVYPCGACRSEVNDDQDAILCEASCQKWFHRECTGMTESAYGLLTTEASAVWACDLCLKTKEIQSVYIREGMGQLVAANDG, encoded by the exons ATGGCCGCCTCGGCGCCGCCCCCACCGGACAAGCTGGAGGGAGGTGGCGGCCCCGCACCGCCCCCTGCGCCGCCCAGCACCGGGAGGAAGCAGGGCAAGGCCG GTCTGCAAATGAAGAGCCCAGAAAAGAAGCGAAGGAAGTCAAATACTCAG GGCCCTGCATACTCACATCTGACGGAGTTTGCACCACCCCCGACTCCCATGGTGGATCACCTGGTTGCATCCAACCCTTTTGAAGATGACTTCGGAGCCCCCAAGGTGGGGGGTGCAGCCCCTCCATTCCTTGGCAGTCCTGTGCCCTTTGGAGGCTTCCGCGTGCAGGGGGGCATGGCGGGCCAGGTACCCCCAGGCTATGGCACTGGAGTTGGAGGGGGCCCCCAGCCACTTCGTCGACAGCCACCCCCCTTCCCTCCCAATCCTATGGGCCCTGCTTTCAACATGCCCCCCCAGGGCCCTGGCTACCCACCCCCAGGCAACATGAATTTTCCCAGCCAACCCTTCAACCAGCCTCTAGGTCAAAACTTTAGTCCTCCCAGCGGGCAGATGATGCCGGGCCCAGTTGGGGGATTTGGTCCCATGATCTCACCCACCATGGGACAGCCTCCCAGAGCAGAGTTGGGCCCACCTTCTCTGTCCCAACGATTTGCTCAGCCAGGGGCTCCTTTTGGCCCTTCTCTCCAGAGACCTGGTCAGGGGCTTCCCAGCCTGCCACCTAACACAAGTCCCTTTCCTGGTCCGGACCCTGGCTTTCCTGGCCCTGGTGGTGAGGATGGGGGGAAGCCATTGAATCCACCTGCTCCTACTGCTTTTCCCCAGGAACCCCACTCAGGCTCCCCAGCTGCTGCTGTTAATGGGAACCAGCCCAGTTTCCCCCCAAACAGTAGTGGGCGGGGTGGGGGCACTCCAGATGCCAACAGCTTGGCACCCCCTGGCAAGGCAGGTGGGGGCTCTGGGCCCCAGCCTCCCCCAGGCTTGGTGTACCCATGTGGTGCCTGTCGGAGTGAGGTGAATGATGACCAGGATGCCATTCTGTGTGAGGCTTCCTGCCAGAAGTGGTTCCACCGTGAGTGCACAGGCATGACTGAGAGCGCCTATGGGCTACTGACCACTGAAGCTTCTGCCGTCTGGGCCTGCGATCTCTGCCTCAAGACCAAGGAGATCCAGTCTGTCTACATCCGCGAGGGCATGGGGCAGCTGGTGGCTGCTAACGATGGGTGA
- the PYGO2 gene encoding pygopus homolog 2 isoform X2, translating to MKSPEKKRRKSNTQGPAYSHLTEFAPPPTPMVDHLVASNPFEDDFGAPKVGGAAPPFLGSPVPFGGFRVQGGMAGQVPPGYGTGVGGGPQPLRRQPPPFPPNPMGPAFNMPPQGPGYPPPGNMNFPSQPFNQPLGQNFSPPSGQMMPGPVGGFGPMISPTMGQPPRAELGPPSLSQRFAQPGAPFGPSLQRPGQGLPSLPPNTSPFPGPDPGFPGPGGEDGGKPLNPPAPTAFPQEPHSGSPAAAVNGNQPSFPPNSSGRGGGTPDANSLAPPGKAGGGSGPQPPPGLVYPCGACRSEVNDDQDAILCEASCQKWFHRECTGMTESAYGLLTTEASAVWACDLCLKTKEIQSVYIREGMGQLVAANDG from the exons ATGAAGAGCCCAGAAAAGAAGCGAAGGAAGTCAAATACTCAG GGCCCTGCATACTCACATCTGACGGAGTTTGCACCACCCCCGACTCCCATGGTGGATCACCTGGTTGCATCCAACCCTTTTGAAGATGACTTCGGAGCCCCCAAGGTGGGGGGTGCAGCCCCTCCATTCCTTGGCAGTCCTGTGCCCTTTGGAGGCTTCCGCGTGCAGGGGGGCATGGCGGGCCAGGTACCCCCAGGCTATGGCACTGGAGTTGGAGGGGGCCCCCAGCCACTTCGTCGACAGCCACCCCCCTTCCCTCCCAATCCTATGGGCCCTGCTTTCAACATGCCCCCCCAGGGCCCTGGCTACCCACCCCCAGGCAACATGAATTTTCCCAGCCAACCCTTCAACCAGCCTCTAGGTCAAAACTTTAGTCCTCCCAGCGGGCAGATGATGCCGGGCCCAGTTGGGGGATTTGGTCCCATGATCTCACCCACCATGGGACAGCCTCCCAGAGCAGAGTTGGGCCCACCTTCTCTGTCCCAACGATTTGCTCAGCCAGGGGCTCCTTTTGGCCCTTCTCTCCAGAGACCTGGTCAGGGGCTTCCCAGCCTGCCACCTAACACAAGTCCCTTTCCTGGTCCGGACCCTGGCTTTCCTGGCCCTGGTGGTGAGGATGGGGGGAAGCCATTGAATCCACCTGCTCCTACTGCTTTTCCCCAGGAACCCCACTCAGGCTCCCCAGCTGCTGCTGTTAATGGGAACCAGCCCAGTTTCCCCCCAAACAGTAGTGGGCGGGGTGGGGGCACTCCAGATGCCAACAGCTTGGCACCCCCTGGCAAGGCAGGTGGGGGCTCTGGGCCCCAGCCTCCCCCAGGCTTGGTGTACCCATGTGGTGCCTGTCGGAGTGAGGTGAATGATGACCAGGATGCCATTCTGTGTGAGGCTTCCTGCCAGAAGTGGTTCCACCGTGAGTGCACAGGCATGACTGAGAGCGCCTATGGGCTACTGACCACTGAAGCTTCTGCCGTCTGGGCCTGCGATCTCTGCCTCAAGACCAAGGAGATCCAGTCTGTCTACATCCGCGAGGGCATGGGGCAGCTGGTGGCTGCTAACGATGGGTGA